A section of the Perognathus longimembris pacificus isolate PPM17 chromosome 7, ASM2315922v1, whole genome shotgun sequence genome encodes:
- the LOC125354355 gene encoding pre-mRNA-splicing factor 38A-like, producing the protein MANRTVKDAHSIHGTNPQYLVEKIIRTRIYESKYWKEECFGLTAELVVDKAMELRFVGGVLGGNIKPTPFLCLTLKMLQIQPEKDIIVEFIKNEDFKYVRMLGALYMRLTGTAIDCYKYLEPLYNDYRKIKSQNRNGEFELMHVDEFIDELLHSERVCDIILPRLQKRYVLEEAEQLEPRVSLLEDMDDVQSSEEEEEEDEKLERVPSPDHRRRSYRDLDKPRHAPRLCYRRSRSQSPRRRSPSLKRRSPSPCQERHRRKSPRRHRSRSRDRRHRSRPKSPGHHRSHRHRSHSKSPERSKKSHRKSRRGNE; encoded by the coding sequence ATGGCGAACCGTACTGTGAAGGATGCTCATAGCATCCATGGCACCAACCCTCAGTATCTGGTGGAGAAGATCATTCGGACGCGAATCTACGAGTCTAAGTACTGGAAAGAAGAGTGCTTTGGGCTTACAGCTGAACTTGTAGTGGATAAAGCCATGGAGTTGAGGTTTGTCGGTGGCGTCTTAGGTGGAAACATAAAACCAACTCCCTTTCTGTGTTTAACCTTGAAGATGCTTCAGATTCAACCTGAGAAGGATATCATTGttgaatttattaaaaatgaagatttCAAGTATGTTCGTATGTTGGGGGCACTTTACATGAGGCTGACGGGCACCGCAATTGATTGCTACAAGTATTTGGAGCCTTTGTACAATGACTATCGAAAAATCAAAAGCCAGAACCGAAATGGAGAATTTGAACTAATGCATGTAGATGAGTTCATTGATGAACTACTGCACAGTGAGAGAGTCTGTGATATTATTCTTCCTCGGCTACAGAAACGCTATGTGCTTGAGGAGGCTGAGCAGCTGGAACCTCGAGTGAGTCTTCTAGAAGACATGGATGATGTGCAATCcagtgaagaggaggaagaagaagatgagaAGCTGGAAAGAGTGCCATCACCTGATCACCGTCGGAGAAGTTACCGAGACCTAGACAAGCCCCGGCATGCTCCTAGACTGTGCTACAGGAGGAGCAGGAGTCAGTCACCCAGAAGGCGGAGTCCATCACTCAAAAGAAGAAGCCCCTCTCCTTGCCAAGAAAGACATCGGAGAAAGAGTCCAAGACGTCACCGAAGCAGGTCCCGAGATCGTAGGCACAGATCTCGCCCCAAATCTCCTGGTCATCACCGTAGTCACAGACATAGGAGCCACTCAAAGTCTCCAGAAAGGTCCAAGAAGAGCCATAGGAAGAGCAGGAGGGGGAATGAGTAA